From the genome of Tripterygium wilfordii isolate XIE 37 chromosome 6, ASM1340144v1, whole genome shotgun sequence:
GCATAATATTATATAATcctgattttttaaaaattatccaAGTGTGTAAGTGCTCATTTTGCGTAATATTATATAAtcctgaatttttttaaaaaaaattatccgaACACTCATAACATacaattttatattataatcCTCCCCTCCAAACGGACCCTCAAATGTTAAAAAGTTTTCTCAGAGTAGAAAATGAACTTCATGTGTTATTTGTCTTTGATAAAATTGCAGAAACTAAGAAGGGATGTGCTATTTATAAATCAAAGCAGTGCGTATGGCGATGGTGGAAGAGGGAAACAGAGGAAAACAAGCAGTTAAGACTTATGACCGGTAAAAGATTTTCGCCTTTCACTACTGGTAATACTGTAGctaatattacaaaaaaaaattacaccacGGGAGATAATCATAAATTTCATTCTCTGAACTGGTCTTGAGCATCTACAAATGGCTAAACATACACGAATGGAAACATGCAGAGACAAGATTTTAGTTCCTGCAACCAGTGAACTACAATGTATCTctggatctttttttttttccccccttgtGCATGCCTGCGGTCAGCATCCTTCTTACAAAGTAGCGGATGTATCAGCCTTTCCACCGATGTCTTATATCAGTTAGGAAGACATTCAACATTAAAAGTCTGAGGATAACAATGTGCATCACTACTTTGTAACTACACATCCCTCCCTTCTCATAATGATAGAAGCATAAGTCATCTGCCAGAGATCATTGAGCATTCCGTATCCCTTTTATCTCCTTCAAATTTGGTGTCAGAGATCAATTTGGCTTCTTATTGCTACAACACTTGGCATACATATCGGCCAAAGCATTTGCAAGGAGATCATCAAATTGACTCTTGATGATATAGCCATGCAGCTCTTTTCCCATTGTCAATGCTCGCAAATCACCACAGGCAGGAAGAAGTACCTTAAACGTAATTAAACACGGTCGAATGCCTTCCACCAGCATTTCATGAAAAAGTTCAAAAGCCACTTCCAGCTGCATATTATAAACATGACCTGCTATCAAAGCATTCCAAGAAGCAATAGTTTTATCCTCGATTCTCTTGAATACTTTAGTTGCTGCATTGATATCATGACATTTCGCGTACATGTCAACCAATCCAGTTGAGATGTAATTGTTGCGCTCGAAAGCTTTTTTCAGTAAGTATCCATGGAGTTCCTTCCCTTGACGCTGAAGTTTAAGATCAGCACAAGCAGCAAGAGCACCAGTAAAAGTAATAGAGTTTGGTTGGACCAACACATGCCCAACGTCACCTAAACAGCTACTAGAAGGAGAAAGCACGATTCTAAACAATTTTAGAGCTTCATAAGCAAGTCCAGATTGTTGAAAACCCGAaatcaaaacattaaaagtaACAACATCTGGGCTTACCCCCATCTGATTCATTTCTGACAGTAAGTCATACGCTGCACTAATTTGCCCTTCTCCTGCATATTGGGCAATAATGTTATTAAAGATGACCACATCAGGTTTAAAGTTGTCGTTTCCCATCATCTTAAGAAGCCTTAATGCCTTTTCCTTGtttcctcctcctccattcAGATAAGCCGCAATTACCGCATTCCCTATTTCAGTGTTTTTGTTCTTGGCTCTTAAAAACACGTTCTCTGCATAGCTATTCCTCCCACATTTTGAATACATCTCAATTAACAATGCTTCCAGATGACTGTTGTCGCTAAACTGACGTTTAAGAGCATATCCATGAAATGCCCTGCCCAAATTGAAATATCTTAGTCCTGCACAAGCTGGTAGAAGGCTTATAGTTGTAACAAAATCCGGATATTCTGGAAACTCTAACATCCTTTTGAATACATTTAAACCTTCATCAAAATATCCACTTTGAACAAAACCTGAGATAATACCATTCCAAGAATTGATTGTTGGTCGATGTCCTTTCTTTTGCATCTCCTCAAAGTACTGGAGAGCCAAACCAATCTCTCCATTCCGAGCGAACCTCGATATCATTGTATTCCAAGTTATTACATCAGGTTTCACTCCATTCACTTCCATTGACTGAAAAAGTGACATAGCCTCATCATAAAGGCCATCATCCATGTAAGCTGAAGCAAGGGCAGTCCATGAAACAACATCTTTTTCTGTCATTGTATCAAAAACACTGGTTGAATATCCCAAATTCCTGCAGTTCGCATACAAGTCAATAAACGCATTCCCAATAAATACATCGGAGTTCAGTCCCTTCCTTATCACATACCCATGAATCATTTTGCCACTCCTTATCATCTGCATTGCTGAACATGCCTTTAGAATTGTGGGTATCATATATTCATCAGGTAGCAAACCCACATCAACCATTGAACTGAACACGGAGAAAAGATCTTCCCATTGCCCCGATCGACAGTATGAACCAATCACTGCCGCATAGGAAGGAAGCGTTTTCTCCGGCATTTCGTCAAACAGCTTTCGGCCGCATTCTAAAAAAGCATTATTCCTTATATACATTATCGCCAGCTTGTTCCCAATCAAATTATTCATTCTAAGAGCATTCAATTTCACAAATTGAGCATGGATTTGTCTACAATCAGAGAAAGAATTACCGTTGAACAGATAAAGATAGAGAGAAAGAAGGTGATCGACCTCAATTTGAACATCGTACTTAACAGTTGTTCGAACTGCGTTTTGGGTGATTGAAGAAACATGGGCTTTTGGAGTTTTACCAACTGATATTGCTCCACCTTTCCTTCCACAAAATGTAGACGTTGAAGCTCGAAATTTGAAGTTGGGTGTCCGGCAGATGTTGAAATTTTGAGAGTGATCATTGAAAGAATGACAGGGAAGTAAACCACTTCGCAGGGCAGCCATATCTAACTAGAAAATCAATAACctagaaagaagagaagataaagtctggtgaaaaagaaaataaataaaaatactgaAACTGAAACTGAAACTGAAACTGAAACAACGAGTAGGGAGAGACCGGAGAGGACAGCGCATGCCTTCTATTTGTTGCGCGAACCGAAATATTTGGACTTCTGATCCACTCCGCTTTGTTGAACCGGCCGGTCCagtttatttacttattttagAGGTACATCATTCCTGGTCTTCTCCTGTGGAAAGGTCCTCTCAATGCTCTAATGCTTGCCCTTTCAACAAATTTTATGATAAACAATAATGTCCTCTCGTATTATGAAAATGTCCTCTCAATGGTCTAATGTCCGCACTCTCAACAAATTTTACGATAAACAATAATGGAATGTCTAGGTAACTAGGTTTTCGTCTTTTGAAGATGGAAGAAAAGATAAAGCTGATTATTAAACGGGTCGTTAGCTTGGAATGATAGAGATTATAGTCGACATTGATTTATCTTAACATCTCTAATTCAAAACCAAACATGACACTTTTGTTTGATTCGGCTCCTTATAATTAAGATAATATGAAAAGGAAAtagaatataaatattttgaaattggaaataatttttaaatttttttaataaaatataataacagAAAAAGGTAACCTAGATTTCTTAACGAAAATGCTTGGTGTATATAATTTTAGTATCCATAATTATCCATAATATAAGTAACATTTACtaaattaaaaagaataaataaaaaatgataatccACTTTTATCTACTTTTCCCGCCTCTCTCTCATAATGGTTCCTTTTTGTCCTTTTTCAtctttcttctatttctctctcatcgtggtttttttttttgtcgtttCAATCTCActttcttctctctattttttcctCTCAGATGCAACATTTGCGAGCAAAAATGGAGCAGTGATTTTGTTATAAATTTTGTGAGGTTCATTTAGGATTTCATGTTGGTGATTATTGTGGAAGAAGTTGTCaatgttttttttgggtattctaTCAATAAAGAGATTAGAAGATGTCTCTTCGGTTCACTGAATATTCGACATGAGCCTTGCCCTATTTGATCTACAAGCGCAAACGACAGATATTAAAATGTCACGAATTTATACATGTTGGACAACGAATGCAAAGTTTACTCATTAGTGACTTCTTACATTGActgtgtaattaattacattcaaagtgtaataagaCACTGTCAAGCTTACTAAGCCACAAATGCCAAATTTAGTCACAAGTGTTATAATATTGACAGTATAACATTTACATATAAAGTGTAACAAGCCcctgtcaaactaaataagccaACACTGTCAAGATCTTAAAGGCCAATGAAAACTCAAACCGAAATCTCAAATACCCATGAAAACCCAAACAAAACCCAAACCAAAATCTCAAATACCCATCAAGTTGGGTCTCCATTTATCGGTGGCCGTTTCGGTCGACGAAGGGTTGAGCTAGATGCTCCTCAACTAGGGGAGTCCTTTAGTGGCGTCGGGTTGACAAACCAACATCGGAATCAGCTGGATTGATGCTTTTTGTCTAGCGGTTACCCGCGACTTCATGGAGATCCATCATTGGCcatgagagaggagagagagaattgaaaTCTGAAGAGAATAAGAGTGATTTTAAGAGCTTGATTTTTTATTCTTAAACTTGTCAACGTGAACTTGCCTAGGTGGAATGCCACCTAGTTATGAATCATTGTGATTTATTTTCTATGCACATGAATCACTACCGACTTCTTAATTAATAAGTCATCCGAGAATGGGAGGTAATCTAGTTGGTCAGGTTATCtgtccaggaccttgaggtccagagttccattctcaccagggggttggGATTTTGATAGttttcatccgctgtggtggccttcatgccccttggACATGGCTTAACGTGTGTATGGCCTCTGAGcctttaaaaaaacaaattagtAAGTCATCCTTCAAAATATCATTCATCCAATGTGGAAAATCAGCAAGTCATGCACTAGTTTATTCTTTTAGCAATGGAAGGGACAATCTTCACTGACAAAGAAATTCATTAACTGTTTACTTCCTAATCCATTTGTGTAATATAGCTAGTTCCATAATATGTGTactaaatgaataaataattaGTCATCCTACCAAATAATCAGTAAAAAATCATGTAAAATGAACCATTTACAAGTCACTaatacatacatatttgtttAGAGTATTTTTACAACTTTCTAATGAAATTCTATTGACACGAAATTACGCTACTAAGTGTTGAGAAAATATCTCACATCGttaaaataaagatataatGGACACGTTATAAGTcgatgattttcttaattgtttcctaaCACCAAGGTGTGCCAATGCAATGTATATATCATTGTGCAGTAAATGATTGCCATAAACAAGGTTTTCAAAATCGGGATATTATGTAAGATCGATGGAAGACATGCAaaatcgaatcgtaaaatcgtaagattttataaaatttaaaaaataaatgtaaaataatttaattatttatttctaaataaataattaacttgatataatatactatagtttatagctaataaaaagttcaaaaatgtgattattatttatttatagacatgttaatatttcataaaattgtaattttttaaaacctccagagaactatgaaaaacaaacacaataatTGTGTACGATTATATCATGTTTATAAATTAGAatcaatttttcaacaaaactaGGATTGGAAACATAAACACATGATTAGTAGACCACAACCCATAAACCCATGAGTCTATGAAGGTTAAAATCGGTAAGATTGGATAAAATCGTAAGGTAAGATCGAtggattttatcaatttttagaTTTTACATCGATTCGAATAATTTTGATTACCTAAGCGTAAGATCATACGATCAAAATCAGGACTTTTGACAACCATGGCCATAAATATTAAGAGCAGTAACACCAATTTGATGCTCATGCTACAccattcattgttttttgattACAAAGGAAAGAGATGGCAGAGACTCGAACTCGAACTTCTATAAGAAATCACACTTGAGTGTCATTTGACCTGTTCGTGGTTTTCGCACCATTCAATATTCAGTTGCACACAATAATTAAGGCTGCATTTCGTTTTTGTATACCTCTTCTTGGCATCTTTGTTTATCGAATGAATTTCTTCTTCACCCCATAAACTGATATAGAACCCTTGAGGGGAGGCAAACCATGAATTTCCGGCAAGGGACAAAAAGGCAGGAGATACatctttcaactttcaaagtgAGAGACAGGGACACCCACAAACCCCAATTTAATtttctgatattttttttttaatttcctgaTACCCAAAAAAAGGGGATTGGAAtttgcaaaagaaaatttaattatGAGTGAGAGAAGGataggaagaaagaaagaggaagGGAAGCAGACATTATTGTCAGGAAGaaagatatgcttttgaagctGCTTTCTGGGTCAACTCCATTAGTCCATTGCTTTGAAAGTGAACCGAATCGGACAAAAGCTTTTTCAATGAAGGCAAAGAGAGAAGAGGCTTTTGAAATAAAAGTTGGCAAAGTGCAGGAATCTCACAGTGACAGTACCCTCATCCCTGACTAAGCCTCCTCCCTTTTCATCATTATTTAGCAACTAGAATGATTAGTCATTTCCACCATCAAAACTAGAACCACAGTCACCTACATGCATGTATTCAAAAATAGAGAATCCTAATAGAGATTTGATTATGATGTTCTTCTAACAAGAGAACAAAAGTATCTTCCAATCTAGCACTCGACTCGAGTGGATGAGACCACAAATTTATGTaggataaatttgatgatacTAGGTGAACTTTCGAGTGGCGAATGAACTTACTATTATAAATCTCACGTCGTTCAAGAG
Proteins encoded in this window:
- the LOC120000711 gene encoding pentatricopeptide repeat-containing protein At1g19720-like, with the translated sequence MAALRSGLLPCHSFNDHSQNFNICRTPNFKFRASTSTFCGRKGGAISVGKTPKAHVSSITQNAVRTTVKYDVQIEVDHLLSLYLYLFNGNSFSDCRQIHAQFVKLNALRMNNLIGNKLAIMYIRNNAFLECGRKLFDEMPEKTLPSYAAVIGSYCRSGQWEDLFSVFSSMVDVGLLPDEYMIPTILKACSAMQMIRSGKMIHGYVIRKGLNSDVFIGNAFIDLYANCRNLGYSTSVFDTMTEKDVVSWTALASAYMDDGLYDEAMSLFQSMEVNGVKPDVITWNTMISRFARNGEIGLALQYFEEMQKKGHRPTINSWNGIISGFVQSGYFDEGLNVFKRMLEFPEYPDFVTTISLLPACAGLRYFNLGRAFHGYALKRQFSDNSHLEALLIEMYSKCGRNSYAENVFLRAKNKNTEIGNAVIAAYLNGGGGNKEKALRLLKMMGNDNFKPDVVIFNNIIAQYAGEGQISAAYDLLSEMNQMGVSPDVVTFNVLISGFQQSGLAYEALKLFRIVLSPSSSCLGDVGHVLVQPNSITFTGALAACADLKLQRQGKELHGYLLKKAFERNNYISTGLVDMYAKCHDINAATKVFKRIEDKTIASWNALIAGHVYNMQLEVAFELFHEMLVEGIRPCLITFKVLLPACGDLRALTMGKELHGYIIKSQFDDLLANALADMYAKCCSNKKPN